One Brevibacillus choshinensis genomic window carries:
- the glnA gene encoding type I glutamate--ammonia ligase, with product MDMKTVLSTLESEKVEYVDFRIVDLLGRQHHVTIPAYAVDEGTFRNGVAFDGSSLIGYKSIEESDMVAMPDPATAFIDPFVEAKTLNIVCNIVNPDYTAYDRDPRGIALKAEAYLQQLGVATAAYFGPESEFFLFDSVRYDSGPSGSFFHIDSEEAFWNTGKEGQNLGYKVRNKGGYFPVQPTDTQADIRNEMCTLMTQAGMYVERHHHEVATAGQGEINFRFDTLTRTADNLLLFKYIVRNVAAKHGKTATFMPKPIVGDNGSGMHVHQSLFDGDTPLFYEQGGYANLSQTALHYIGGILHHAPALIALTNPSTNSFKRLVPGYEAPVNLVFSKGNRSAAVRIPVAAVTPKASRIEFRTPDSTANPYLAFAAMLMAGLDGIKRKLDPREMGFGPMDKNIYDLSDAEKHEIKSAPGSLEEALNALEADYEFLLEGGVFTKELIDSWISLKRGEIQQVERTVNPKEYELYYDL from the coding sequence TTGGATATGAAAACAGTCTTGTCCACCCTTGAGTCTGAAAAAGTCGAATATGTCGACTTCCGCATCGTCGACCTGCTCGGCCGCCAGCACCACGTTACCATTCCTGCCTATGCTGTAGATGAAGGCACATTCCGCAACGGTGTCGCTTTTGACGGCTCCAGCTTGATCGGCTATAAATCCATCGAAGAAAGCGACATGGTGGCCATGCCTGATCCGGCGACTGCCTTCATCGATCCTTTCGTGGAAGCCAAAACGCTGAACATCGTATGTAACATCGTAAACCCTGACTACACTGCCTACGATCGCGACCCACGCGGCATCGCACTGAAAGCAGAAGCTTATCTGCAGCAACTGGGCGTAGCTACCGCAGCTTACTTTGGTCCTGAATCCGAATTCTTCCTGTTTGACTCCGTGCGCTATGATTCCGGTCCATCCGGCTCCTTCTTCCACATCGATTCGGAGGAAGCGTTCTGGAACACAGGAAAAGAAGGACAAAACCTCGGTTACAAAGTGCGCAACAAAGGCGGTTACTTCCCGGTACAGCCTACTGACACACAAGCAGACATCCGCAACGAAATGTGCACCCTGATGACCCAAGCAGGCATGTACGTAGAGCGTCATCACCACGAGGTAGCCACTGCAGGTCAAGGCGAGATCAACTTCCGCTTCGACACCTTGACTCGCACTGCTGACAACCTCTTGCTGTTCAAATACATCGTGCGCAACGTAGCTGCCAAACACGGCAAAACCGCTACTTTCATGCCAAAACCTATCGTGGGCGACAACGGTTCCGGCATGCACGTACACCAAAGCTTGTTCGACGGCGACACCCCTCTCTTCTACGAGCAAGGTGGATACGCAAACCTGAGCCAAACTGCTCTGCACTACATCGGAGGCATCCTGCACCACGCACCGGCCCTGATCGCGTTGACCAATCCGAGCACCAACTCTTTCAAACGCCTGGTTCCTGGCTACGAAGCTCCAGTCAACCTGGTCTTCTCGAAAGGTAACCGTTCTGCTGCAGTCCGTATCCCGGTAGCTGCTGTTACACCGAAAGCATCCCGTATCGAGTTCCGTACGCCTGACTCCACGGCCAACCCATACCTGGCTTTCGCTGCCATGCTGATGGCTGGTCTGGACGGAATCAAGCGCAAGCTGGACCCGCGTGAAATGGGCTTTGGTCCAATGGATAAAAACATTTACGACCTGTCCGATGCAGAAAAACACGAAATCAAGAGCGCACCTGGCTCTCTTGAGGAAGCTTTGAATGCTCTGGAAGCTGACTATGAATTCTTGCTGGAGGGCGGCGTCTTCACGAAAGAGCTGATCGATAGCTGGATCTCCCTGAAGCGTGGTGAAATCCAACAAGTAGAGCGCACCGTCAATCCGAAAGAATACGAGCTGTACTACGATCTGTAA
- a CDS encoding MFS transporter, producing the protein MSGSLSGKTPGGAAGGFLSFSALYLFIYYGFGAFSPLITQYYKAIHLTGTQIGMISAVAPIVSIIAQPMWGYICDRFQIRKTVLFGTLLASGLVGLMFSTVSTYAFVFVLYILLSFFQSAIIPISDSLALGYVKVNQLQFGDIRLWGAVGFALAAFLTGLLVERFGPSVLFYSYCLALITAMLFLMRLPVEVSESSRFTVSVFKGMKQLLRIPRFVLFLLASFCMFGAVNANNIWFSLYYQEIGGTVAGVGLAFLLFAGSEAPFMKLVGYFVRRWGLETTLLLAATFSAIRWFWYSSAPSTTAVLILFFIQGISVGFYLATAAQFVRENTPASLQVTALAVFFSVGSGLGTMLCNLLAGWIKDEFSTLAIYLFFGAVTTLGLIPLCVIKFGPWKQARQEQESGATL; encoded by the coding sequence ATGTCAGGATCACTTTCTGGCAAAACTCCAGGGGGCGCTGCAGGGGGATTTCTCAGTTTCAGCGCCCTCTATCTTTTTATTTACTACGGGTTTGGCGCTTTTTCTCCGCTCATCACCCAGTATTACAAAGCCATTCATCTCACGGGAACGCAAATCGGCATGATCAGTGCTGTTGCGCCGATTGTTTCGATCATCGCCCAGCCGATGTGGGGATACATCTGTGACCGCTTCCAAATCAGGAAGACCGTCCTCTTTGGGACCCTGCTCGCTTCCGGTTTGGTGGGGCTCATGTTTTCTACTGTTTCTACTTATGCATTTGTCTTTGTCTTATATATTCTCCTGTCCTTTTTTCAGAGTGCGATCATTCCGATTTCTGACAGCCTGGCACTGGGGTACGTGAAAGTGAACCAGCTGCAATTCGGAGATATACGCCTGTGGGGAGCAGTCGGATTTGCACTTGCTGCCTTTCTCACTGGGCTGCTGGTGGAGAGGTTTGGGCCATCTGTTCTGTTTTACTCGTACTGCCTGGCGTTGATCACCGCGATGCTGTTCCTTATGAGACTGCCTGTGGAAGTGAGCGAATCTTCCCGCTTTACAGTCAGCGTGTTCAAGGGGATGAAGCAACTCTTGCGCATACCGCGGTTTGTGCTTTTTCTGCTTGCTTCCTTCTGCATGTTTGGTGCCGTAAATGCCAATAACATCTGGTTTTCCTTGTACTATCAGGAGATTGGCGGGACTGTTGCCGGCGTGGGACTCGCTTTTCTGTTGTTCGCAGGGAGCGAGGCGCCGTTCATGAAGCTGGTGGGCTATTTCGTCAGACGCTGGGGGCTGGAGACCACGCTTCTGTTGGCAGCGACCTTCTCAGCCATCCGTTGGTTCTGGTACAGCTCTGCACCGAGCACGACGGCCGTTCTCATCCTGTTCTTTATTCAGGGGATATCGGTGGGATTTTATTTGGCCACGGCAGCGCAGTTCGTCCGGGAAAATACGCCCGCTTCCCTTCAAGTGACAGCGCTTGCCGTCTTTTTCTCGGTAGGAAGCGGGCTGGGCACGATGCTGTGCAATCTGCTGGCCGGATGGATCAAGGACGAGTTTTCGACACTTGCGATCTACTTGTTTTTCGGAGCGGTGACTACCCTTGGGCTCATTCCGCTTTGCGTGATCAAGTTTGGTCCCTGGAAGCAAGCCCGGCAAGAGCAAGAATCGGGAGCTACTCTATAA
- a CDS encoding TetR/AcrR family transcriptional regulator, with protein MSKKDQKLDPRVVRTRLLLRDALVELIHEHGYEPITVQDITKRATLNRATFYLHYRDKLDLLYQSSDEIIQELVASMNLAFAEKDTFDWQSDQPHENFVHLFEHISQNGKLYKVFLTEKNMPHFTSRLMEVLINFIATGINNVQPDDDRLTVPREFAVRYFAAAFLGVIVWWLENDMPYTSRYMATQLMRVAIKGPYLDNPFLK; from the coding sequence ATGTCGAAAAAAGATCAAAAGCTGGATCCGCGCGTCGTTCGAACTCGCCTCTTGCTGCGAGACGCCCTCGTGGAATTGATCCATGAGCACGGCTATGAGCCGATTACGGTTCAAGACATCACCAAGAGAGCCACTCTCAATCGAGCTACCTTCTATTTGCATTATCGCGACAAACTCGACCTGCTCTATCAAAGCTCCGATGAAATCATCCAGGAGCTGGTGGCGAGCATGAACCTGGCATTCGCCGAGAAGGACACGTTTGATTGGCAAAGCGACCAGCCCCACGAGAATTTCGTCCATTTGTTTGAGCACATTTCGCAAAACGGCAAGCTGTACAAAGTCTTTTTGACAGAAAAAAACATGCCGCACTTCACATCTCGCTTGATGGAAGTCCTGATCAATTTCATCGCCACAGGCATCAACAATGTCCAACCGGACGACGATCGGCTGACCGTGCCCAGGGAATTTGCCGTTCGGTATTTCGCCGCTGCCTTCCTCGGAGTGATTGTCTGGTGGCTGGAAAACGATATGCCTTACACCTCCAGGTACATGGCCACTCAGCTGATGCGCGT
- a CDS encoding glucose 1-dehydrogenase, whose amino-acid sequence MGRLAGKVAIITGAAMGMGASEAKLFAKEGAKVIATDVQVESLNQMVREIRADGGDAVALKHDVTSEEEWKSVIAEAVRQYGKVDVLVNNAGVASPKTIANMEMAEWNKIMDINLNGCVIGMKYVIPEMQKVGGGSIINISSIGGIVGMAGTSPYTAAKGALRVLSKSAAVEYGKDRIRVNSLHPGIVVTPMTLPSMEEGGAIPYYQTYTQLPYFGEPEDIAYGALYLASDESRFMTGAELVIDGGWTAL is encoded by the coding sequence ATGGGTCGTTTAGCTGGGAAGGTTGCCATCATTACCGGTGCGGCAATGGGGATGGGAGCATCTGAAGCAAAGCTTTTTGCGAAAGAAGGAGCAAAGGTGATCGCTACCGATGTTCAGGTGGAGTCCCTGAATCAAATGGTGCGGGAAATACGGGCAGATGGCGGCGATGCTGTTGCCTTGAAGCATGATGTGACATCGGAAGAGGAATGGAAGTCTGTGATTGCAGAGGCGGTACGCCAATACGGAAAGGTAGACGTCTTGGTGAATAATGCGGGTGTCGCTTCGCCAAAGACGATTGCCAACATGGAGATGGCCGAGTGGAATAAAATCATGGACATCAACCTGAACGGATGCGTGATCGGGATGAAGTACGTCATTCCAGAAATGCAAAAAGTGGGTGGAGGGTCCATTATCAACATTTCATCGATCGGGGGCATCGTCGGTATGGCGGGGACGAGTCCTTATACGGCTGCCAAAGGTGCGCTGCGCGTGCTGTCCAAATCGGCCGCGGTCGAGTACGGCAAAGACAGAATCCGTGTCAATTCCTTGCATCCGGGTATCGTTGTCACACCGATGACGTTGCCTTCCATGGAGGAGGGAGGAGCGATTCCGTATTATCAGACGTACACTCAGCTGCCGTACTTTGGTGAACCGGAGGATATCGCCTACGGTGCTCTTTACCTGGCGTCCGACGAATCGCGCTTCATGACCGGGGCAGAACTCGTGATTGATGGAGGCTGGACGGCTCTGTAA
- a CDS encoding 4-hydroxy-3-methylbut-2-enyl diphosphate reductase: protein MEVIKISPRGYCYGVVDAMVLALRTAQNFDLPRPIHILGMIVHNAHVVEAFEQQGIKTLDGEDRLALLDQVNEGTVIFTAHGVSPEVRKKAREKGLTVVDATCPDVTKTHDLIREKVAEGYHVLYIGKKGHPEPEGAIGIAPDHVHLVQKVEDLDALQVPTDKLIVTNQTTMSQWDVKHLMDAIVNRFSRVEVHNEICLATQVRQEAVAQQVGEAELCIVVGDPRSNNSNRLAQVSEEIADVPSYRIADLSELDIEWIKGKKKVAVTSGASTPTPLTKEVISFLEQFDENNPETWEKKRTVNMAKILPAVK, encoded by the coding sequence ATGGAAGTCATCAAGATTTCCCCCCGCGGATATTGCTACGGTGTCGTAGATGCCATGGTACTGGCACTTCGGACAGCGCAAAACTTTGACCTTCCTCGCCCGATTCACATTTTGGGCATGATTGTACACAATGCCCATGTCGTCGAGGCGTTTGAACAGCAAGGAATTAAAACGCTGGATGGGGAAGACCGGCTAGCCCTGCTTGATCAGGTGAATGAAGGCACGGTCATTTTTACGGCCCACGGCGTATCTCCGGAAGTTCGGAAAAAAGCGCGTGAGAAAGGTCTAACTGTCGTGGACGCGACCTGCCCGGACGTCACCAAGACACATGACCTGATCCGTGAGAAAGTGGCGGAAGGCTACCATGTCCTGTACATTGGCAAAAAGGGACATCCAGAGCCGGAGGGAGCGATCGGCATCGCGCCTGACCACGTTCATCTCGTGCAAAAGGTAGAGGATCTGGACGCGCTGCAGGTCCCGACTGACAAGCTGATTGTGACCAATCAGACGACGATGAGCCAATGGGATGTGAAGCATCTCATGGATGCGATCGTCAACCGTTTTTCCCGCGTCGAAGTTCACAACGAGATCTGTCTGGCCACCCAGGTGCGCCAAGAGGCAGTGGCGCAGCAGGTAGGGGAAGCGGAGCTGTGCATCGTAGTAGGCGATCCGCGCAGCAACAATTCGAACCGCCTGGCTCAAGTGTCCGAGGAAATTGCCGACGTCCCTTCTTATCGGATCGCGGATCTTTCGGAGCTGGATATCGAGTGGATCAAAGGCAAAAAGAAGGTAGCGGTCACCTCGGGTGCTTCTACACCGACGCCGCTGACCAAGGAAGTCATCAGCTTCCTTGAACAATTTGACGAAAACAACCCAGAGACATGGGAAAAGAAACGCACCGTCAACATGGCGAAAATATTGCCGGCGGTCAAATAG
- the panE gene encoding 2-dehydropantoate 2-reductase produces MKVLVLGAGGIGGYFGGRLAEKGVDVTFLVRERRYRELTERGLRIQSIHGDFHLEQPQLIKAGEAAGPFDVVLLSNKAYHLAESVRDIAPYVGEQTVVIPLLNGIAHMELLWERFGQGRVLGGLCFIETTLNADGDIVQTSSTHDTVFGEWEGGMSERVMRIAEAFSGINGSMRASENIQRDAWQKYLFITTLSGITTLMNAAVGPIRDSKYGIDLTRQLAEECAAVIRALEAPIRADIVDKQMETFQNQGAAMKSSMLRDMEKGLSVEADHLQGYLLDHAQRLGLSTPLLKVVYNNLKVYEQKLSESK; encoded by the coding sequence ATGAAGGTACTGGTCTTGGGAGCAGGAGGAATTGGGGGTTATTTCGGAGGGCGTCTGGCAGAAAAAGGAGTCGATGTAACCTTTCTCGTTCGGGAACGCAGGTACAGAGAGCTTACGGAGAGAGGGCTTCGCATCCAGAGCATCCATGGCGACTTCCATCTGGAGCAGCCGCAGCTGATCAAGGCAGGGGAAGCGGCGGGACCGTTCGATGTGGTCCTGCTGTCGAACAAGGCTTATCATCTGGCGGAGAGCGTCCGCGACATCGCTCCCTATGTAGGGGAGCAGACGGTTGTCATTCCTCTGTTGAATGGGATAGCGCACATGGAGCTTTTATGGGAGCGGTTCGGCCAGGGACGCGTGCTCGGCGGATTGTGCTTCATCGAGACGACATTGAATGCGGACGGCGACATTGTTCAAACGAGCTCTACCCACGATACGGTGTTTGGCGAGTGGGAAGGCGGAATGAGTGAACGAGTCATGCGAATTGCAGAGGCGTTTTCCGGTATCAACGGTTCCATGCGGGCGAGTGAGAACATCCAGCGCGATGCATGGCAAAAGTATTTGTTCATCACGACCCTGTCAGGAATTACGACCTTGATGAATGCTGCTGTCGGACCGATCCGTGATTCCAAATACGGCATAGACCTGACGCGCCAGCTTGCGGAAGAATGTGCTGCGGTGATTCGGGCGCTGGAAGCACCGATCCGTGCCGATATCGTCGACAAGCAGATGGAGACATTCCAAAATCAAGGGGCTGCCATGAAATCGTCCATGCTCCGCGATATGGAGAAAGGCTTGTCTGTAGAAGCGGATCACCTGCAAGGCTATCTCCTGGACCACGCACAGCGACTGGGCTTGTCCACACCTCTGCTGAAAGTGGTTTACAATAATTTGAAGGTGTATGAACAGAAGCTAAGCGAGAGCAAATAA